The region ATGCAGTTATATCAGGGTCGTTAAAAGAGACTTGCTCAGCTAATGCATAATTTGGCAACAATGCGGAAGTCAATGTTGCCATAGAAAATCCTACAACAGCTAACGCACTTAAACGCCGCATAAACTCACGACGGTCAATCACTCCATGAGCATATTCGTCATACCAATCAAAAGCTTCTTGAGGTATGGCATTATCCTTTTTACTGCACTCCATCATTCTATCCTTAATAAAATAAGCTCAGCGCCTAACTCTATTAAGGCAATACCCAACTTTATTAGTCAAGTATCATAACGTAACTATTTCTAACTTAGTGCTTCAACTCGGCCAATGCCACACAGGAGTATCAAACATACCTTGGTCACATATGTAGGTTTCCCCAAGTTCTTTATCTAGACGAATAGCATTGCATTCGGGGTATTCTTCCAGAGCCCAAACGAGTTCTTGTGCATGTGAAACCACCCAAACTTGGGTTTCATTAGCAGCTTTAATAATGAGACGCCCTAAGGCAGGAAGCAAATCAGGATGCAGGCTTGTTTCTGGTTCATTTAACACCAGTAAAGAAGGTGGACGAGGAGACAACAAAGCGGCAACAAGTAACAAATAGCGCAATGTCCCGTCAGATAGCTCAGCGAGCGACAGTGGGCGTAGTAGACCATGTTGGTTGAATTCGAGGGAAAAACGCGACTCATACACTTTGGTAAACGATATGCTCGCACCAGGAAATGCATCGCTAATCGCACTCTGCATACCTTCTCTATCCCCTATTTCATGGATCGTACGTAAAGCGGCTACCAGATCATGACCATCGTGGCTTAAAACGGGTGTACGAGTACTGATTTGAGGCTGGCGAATAGGAGAGTCACGATCCGTGCGAAAGGAATCATAAAAACGCCAGCTATCAATCTGTTTCTTGACAGCAAACACCTCTGGGGCTGCCATAGGATCCGCAAGTTCAGATAAGAGACTGTCGAATGTAGCTAAATGCTGAGCATGAACCTGCCAACTACGCCCTTGTCTAACCTTCGCTGCAGGACCAACACGATCCACTAAACAGCTAGCAGGTCGATAGTAATCTCCTACCCAGATACATTCTCGACGAACCACAGGATCAGCAGTAAACATTGTTAGATCGCGCCCTCCACCAACAGGGGGTGGCGGAAGACCCAAAGAAATACAAAAGCCAAAATCATCACTGGAAAATCCAAGGTCAATACGAGTCAATGCCTTTTCATGCTTGCCTTGAACGTCACTTTTACCAGCTAATTCCGCTTTGGTAAAACTGGTGGGGCCCGCCCAAAATGAAGATAGGATACCGCCATCATGAGCTATCGAGGATACAACGTTACCTTTAGCTACGTCAGATAACAGTCGCAGTGATTTATAGAGGTTCGACTTACCACTGCCATTAGGACCAGTCACGACATTAAGGCGATTCAATGGAATGATAACTTTTTTAAGTGAGCGGAAATTGCTGACAGAAAATGATTTGAGCATACTAACCAACGGAATTTCATTTCATTATGAATTGATTATCATAAATAAATATCCTGAAGACTACCCCATTAAAAACATTAAGAAAATTTAATATAAGGGAAAAGTCATCTTAAATGACATAAGGTTAAGGATAACTCTCATCACTGGTCATACAGCTTATCTTACGGCTTTACCAAAAAATGAATACAGAAAACCTTTACTCTCGCTAAGGTTCATTGTTTTGAAAGGATTGTTTTGAAAGAGGAAATAAAGAGGTGTATCGAAAACTTGGCTGAACTAATTGTCCAGACATCATTTTTCATCAACATAAAAATATAAAGCCCCAAATATCTCTGAGGCTTATCGCAATCGTAGGCATTGGTAATGTAAAAATAAAAAGCCCCAGCATTGCTGATAAGGCTTTAAATTATGGCAGGGCGGACTGGGCCGGCACTCCGGAGATTCGACTGGACTGGCAATCCAGCGCTCGAAGCGGATTCTTCTAAGCCAAAAAATAAAAAGCCTCAGTATTACTGCTAAGGCTTTAAATTATGGCGGGGGTGGACTGGGCCGGCACTCCGGAGATTCGACTGGACTGGCAATCCAGTGCTCGAAGCGGATTCTTCTAAGCCAAAAAATAAAAAGCCTCAGCATTACTGCTAAGGCTTTAAATTATGGCAGGGGTGGAGAGATTCGAACTCCCAACACGCGGATTTGGAATCCGCTGCTCTGCCAATTGGAGCTACACCCCTAAAATTTGTGGCGGAACGGACGGGACTCGAACCCGCGACCCTCGGCGTGACAGGCCGATATTCTAACCAACTGAACTACCGCTCCACAAATTGTTACTAAAGAATAGTCTTACTTAAATAATGCTAGTTCTTCAGTTTTGCTTTTAGACCTTAAGACCTAAAGGCAGTATTAAAGCCTGGCGATGTCCTACTCTCACATGGGGAAACCCCACACTACCATCGGCGCTAATTCGTTTCACTTCTGAGTTCGGCATGGAATCAGGTGGGTCCAAATCGCTATGGTCGCCAAGCAAATTCTTTAATTTAGAAAGCTGTTTCAAGTCTCAACACAATTCAAGTGTCTTAATCGAGTCCTACAAAACCCTTTTGGTGTTGTATGGTTAAGTCTCACGGGCAATTAGTACAGGTTAGCTCAACGCCTCACAACGCTTACACACCCTGCCTATCAACGTTCTAGTCTCGAACAACCCTTTAGGACGCTTATAGCGCCAGGGAGAACTCATCTCAAGGCTCGCTTCCCGCTTAGATGCTTTCAGCGGTTATCGATTCCGAACTTAGCTACCGGGCAATGCGTCTGGCGACACAACCCGAACACCAGAGGTTCGTCCACTCCGGTCCTCTCGTACTAGGAGCAGCCCCTTTCAATTCTCCAACGCCCACGGCAGATAGGGACCGAACTGTCTCACGACGTTCTAAACCCAGCTCGCGTACCACTTTAAATGGCGAACAGCCATACCCTTGGGACCGACTTCAGCCCCAGGATGTGATGAGCCGACATCGAGGTGCCAAACACCGCCGTCGATATGAACTCTTGGGCGGTATCAGCCTGTTATCCCCGGAGTACCTTTTATCCGTTGAGCGATGGCCCTTCCATTCAGAACCACCGGATCACTATGACCTGCTTTCGCACCTGCTCGAACCGTCATTCTCGCAGTTAAGCGGGCTTATGCCATTGCACTAACCTCACGATGTCCAACCGTGATTAGCCCACCTTCGTGCTCCTCCGTTACTCTTTGGGAGGAGACCGCCCCAGTCAAACTACCCACCAGGCACTGTCCTTGTCCCAGATAATGGGACTAAGTTAGAACATCAAACATACAAGGGTGGTATTTCAAGGTCGACTCCACGAAAACTGGCGTCTTCGCTTCATAGCCTCCCACCTATCCTACACATGTAGGCTCAATGTTCAGTGCCAAGCTGTAGTAAAGGTTCACGGGGTCTTTCCGTCTAGCCGCGGGTACACTGCATCTTCACAGCGATTTCAATTTCACTGAGTCTCGGGTGGAGACAGCGTGGCCATCATTACGCCATTCGTGCAGGTCGGAACTTACCCGACAAGGAATTTCGCTACCTTAGGACCGTTATAGTTACGGCCGCCGTTTACCGGGGCTTCGATCAAGAGCTTCGCTTGCGCTAACCCCATCAATTAACCTTCCGGCACCGGGCAGGCGTCACACCGTATACGTCATCTTACGATTTTGCACAGTGCTGTGTTTTTAATAAACAGTTGCAGCCACCTGGTATCTGCGACTCTCAATAGCTCCATCCGCAAGGGACTTCACCGTCGAGAGCGTACCTTCTCCCGAAGTTACGGTACCATTTTGCCTAGTTCCTTCACCCGAGTTCTCTCAAGCGCCTTGGTATTCTCTACCCGACCACCTGTGTCGGTTTGGGGTACGATTCCTTACAATCTGAAGCTTAGAGGCTTTTCCTGGAAGCATGGCATCAATGACTTCACACCCTTAGGTGCTCGACATCGTGTCTCAGTCTTAGGTGTCCGGATTTGCCTAAACACCCAACCTACGCACTTGAACTTGGACGACCGTCGCCAAGCCCACCTAGCCTTCTCCGTCCCCCCATCGCAATTGTAAGAAGTACGGGAATATTAACCCGTTTCCCATCGACTACGCATTTCTGCCTCGCCTTAGGGGTCGACTTACCCTGCCCCGATTAACGTTGGACAGGAACCCTTGGTCTTCCGGCGTGGAGGTTTTTCACCCCCATTATCGTTACTCATGTCAGCATTCGCACTTCTGATACCTCCAGCAAGCTTTACAACTCACCTTCAACGGCTTACAGAACGCTCCCCTACCCAATACAATAAATTGCATTGCCGCAGCTTCGGTTTATAGCTTAGCCCCGTTACATCTTCCGCGCAGGCCGACTCGACTAGTGAGCTATTACGCTTTCTTTAAATGATGGCTGCTTCTAAGCCAACATCCTAGCTGTCTAAGCCTTCCCACATCGTTTCCCACTTAGCTATAATTTGGGACCTTAGCTGGCGGTCTGGGTTGTTTCCCTCTTCACGACGGACGTTAGCACCCGCCGTGTGTCTCCCGGATAGTACTTACTGGTATTCGGAGTTTGCAAAGGGTTGGTAAGTCGGGATGACCCCCTAGCCTTAACAGTGCTCTACCCCCAGTAGTATTCGTCCGAGGCGCTACCTAAATAGCTTTCGGGGAGAACCAGCTATCTCCGAGTTTGATTGGCCTTTCACCCCTAGCCACAAGTCATCCGCTAATTTTTCAACATTAGTCGGTTCGGTCCTCCAGTTGATGTTACTCAACCTTCAACCTGCCCATGGCTAGATCACTCGGTTTCGGGTCTATATCCAGAGACTGTGCGCCCAGTTAAGACTCGGTTTCCCTACGGCTCCCCTAAACGGTTAACCTTGCCACTGAATATAAGTCGCTGACCCATTATACAAAAGGTACGCAGTCACCCCACAAAGGAGGCTCCTACTGCTTGTACGTACACGGTTTCAGGTTCTATTTCACTCCCCTCACAGGGGTTCTTTTCGCCTTTCCCTCACGGTACTGGTTCACTATCGGTCAGTCAGGAGTATTTAGCCTTGGAGGATGGTCCCCCCATGTTCAGACAGGATAACACGTGTCCCGCCTTACTCGTTTTCACTTACTGTGCGTTATCAGCTACGGGGCTATCACCCTGTATCGCGGCCCTTTCCAGAGCCTTCGCCTGACGCATAATAAGCTTAAGGGCTAATCCAATTTCGCTCGCCGCTACTTTCGGAATCTCGGTTGATTTCTTTTCCTCGGGGTACTTAGATGTTTCAGTTCTCCCGGTTCGCCTCTTTAACCTATGTATTCAGTTAAAGATAACTGCTTATGCAGTTGGGTTTCCCCATTCGGAAATCGTAGACTCAAGTGGCTCTTACTGCCTCATCTACGCTTATCGCAAGTTAGTACGTCCTTCATCGCCTCTGACTGCCAAGGCATCCACCGTGTACGCTTAGTCACTTAACCATACAACCCAAAAAAGTTTCGAGTTGAACTATTTGTCTCCACTTTTAAAAAGTGAAATCAAAGGTTAGTCACCAAGGTTGTCTGCATTTTTATACATGTTGCAGACTCGATATTGCCGGACTCAATTTTGAATATTCACTGTAAAAGTGAATCCAAGAACACTTGAATGTGTTTTTGTTTGTCTTCTTTAAGAAGACAATTGAGAACTTTACAAACAATCTTCTATTTCAATGAAATAAAACATTGTTTTGTCAGCTTTCCAAATTGTTAAAGAGCAAAGATTTCTTTCGAAACCATTTTTAAGAACACTATCGCTAATGCGCTTAAAGATGGTGGAGCTATGCGGGATCGAACCGCAGACCTCTTGCATGCCATGCAAGCGCTCTCCCAGCTGAGCTATAACCCCAATCCTTTGCATGTAACTACGTTACATGGGCAAACTTCATGCTCTAACTAATAAACCGTATCAATCTGTGTGAACACTCATCGCAATAATCTTCGTATTAAGGAGGTGATCCAGCGCCAGGTTCCCCTAGCGCTACCTTGTTACGACTTCACCCCAGTCATGAACCACAAAGTGGCAAGCGTCCTCCCGAAGGTTAAACTACCTGCTTCTTTTGCAGCCCACTCCCATGGTGTGACGGGCGGTGTGTACAAGGCCCGGGAACGTATTCACCGTGGCATTCTGATCCACGATTACTAGCGATTCCGACTTCATGGAGTCGAGTTGCAGACTCCAATCCGGACTACGACATACTTTTTGGGATTCGCACACTTTCGCAAGTTAGCCGCCCTCTGTATATGCCATTGTAGCACGTGTGTAGCCCTACTCGTAAGGGCCATGATGACTTGACGTCGTCCCCACCTTCCTCCGGTTTATCACCGGCAGTCTCCCTGGAGTTCCCGACATGACTCGCTGGCAAACAAGGATAAGGGTTGCGCTCGTTGCGGGACTTAACCCAACATTTCACAACACGAGCTGACGACAGCCATGCAGCACCTGTCTCAGAGTTCCCGAAGGCACCAAAGCATCTCTGCTAAGTTCTCTGGATGTCAAGAGTAGGTAAGGTTCTTCGCGTTGCATCGAATTAAACCACATGCTCCACCGCTTGTGCGGGCCCCCGTCAATTCATTTGAGTTTTAATCTTGCGACCGTACTCCCCAGGCGGTCTACTTAACGCGTTAGCTCCGAAAGCCACGGCTCAAGGCCACAACCTCCAAGTAGACATCGTTTACGGCGTGGACTACCAGGGTATCTAATCCTGTTTGCTCCCCACGCTTTCGCATCTGAGTGTCAGTGTCTGTCCAGGGGGCCGCCTTCGCCACCGGTATTCCTCCAGATCTCTACGCATTTCACCGCTACACCTGGAATTCTACCCCCCTCTACAGCACTCTAGCCTGCCAGTTTCAAATGCGATTCCGAGGTTAAGCCCCGGGCTTTCACATCTGACTTAACAGACCACCTGCATGCGCTTTACGCCCAGTAATTCCGATTAACGCTCGCACCCTCCGTATTACCGCGGCTGCTGGCACGGAGTTAGCCGGTGCTTCTTCTGCAGCTAACGTCAAATGATGAGAGTATTAATCTCACCATCTTCCTCACTGCTGAAAGTACTTTACAACCCGAAGGCCTTCTTCATACACGCGGCATGGCTGCATCAGGCTTGCGCCCATTGTGCAATATTCCCCACTGCTGCCTCCCGTAGGAGTCTGGACCGTGTCTCAGTTCCAGTGTGGCTGATCATCCTCTCAGACCAGCTAGGGATCGTCGCCTTG is a window of Vibrio porteresiae DSM 19223 DNA encoding:
- a CDS encoding AAA family ATPase; its protein translation is MLKSFSVSNFRSLKKVIIPLNRLNVVTGPNGSGKSNLYKSLRLLSDVAKGNVVSSIAHDGGILSSFWAGPTSFTKAELAGKSDVQGKHEKALTRIDLGFSSDDFGFCISLGLPPPPVGGGRDLTMFTADPVVRRECIWVGDYYRPASCLVDRVGPAAKVRQGRSWQVHAQHLATFDSLLSELADPMAAPEVFAVKKQIDSWRFYDSFRTDRDSPIRQPQISTRTPVLSHDGHDLVAALRTIHEIGDREGMQSAISDAFPGASISFTKVYESRFSLEFNQHGLLRPLSLAELSDGTLRYLLLVAALLSPRPPSLLVLNEPETSLHPDLLPALGRLIIKAANETQVWVVSHAQELVWALEEYPECNAIRLDKELGETYICDQGMFDTPVWHWPS